The following coding sequences are from one Granulicella arctica window:
- a CDS encoding flagellar motor protein, with protein MDIASFGGIALAIIGILAGMMIEGGSIAQITQPTAAMIVFGGTVGAVMLQFPLSIFLAALKSIVKVFLHKGADGEAVLTQIVGFANKARKSGIVSLDQELGSITDPFLKQALMLAVDGTEPNEVRKIMQLELDNKSEIEEKIPAVFEAAGGYSPTVGIIGAVLGLIQVMKNLDNIDEVGRGIATAFVATIYGVALANLICLPAAGKLKFRHREEQMIKEMMLEGVISILEGMNPRMIETKLRTYLFESKSEGSGRASGNAMGKVSEATA; from the coding sequence ATGGACATCGCAAGCTTTGGCGGGATCGCACTCGCGATCATCGGCATCCTGGCAGGCATGATGATCGAAGGCGGAAGCATCGCGCAGATCACGCAGCCGACCGCAGCCATGATCGTGTTCGGCGGCACCGTCGGCGCCGTCATGCTCCAGTTTCCGCTCAGCATCTTTCTTGCTGCGCTCAAGAGTATCGTCAAGGTCTTTCTGCATAAAGGTGCCGACGGTGAGGCTGTCCTCACGCAGATCGTCGGCTTCGCCAACAAGGCTCGCAAGAGCGGCATCGTCTCGCTCGATCAGGAGTTAGGTTCCATCACCGACCCCTTTCTGAAGCAGGCACTGATGCTCGCCGTCGATGGGACGGAGCCGAATGAGGTTCGCAAGATCATGCAGCTCGAGCTCGACAACAAATCCGAGATCGAGGAGAAGATTCCCGCTGTCTTCGAGGCCGCGGGCGGCTACTCACCGACCGTCGGCATCATTGGCGCAGTGCTCGGCCTCATCCAGGTCATGAAAAATCTCGACAACATCGACGAGGTCGGCCGCGGTATTGCCACTGCCTTCGTCGCAACCATCTATGGCGTCGCGCTCGCCAACCTCATCTGCCTCCCCGCCGCAGGCAAGCTCAAGTTCCGCCATCGCGAGGAGCAGATGATCAAGGAGATGATGCTCGAAGGCGTCATCTCGATCCTCGAAGGCATGAACCCGCGCATGATCGAAACCAAGCTGCGCACCTATCTCTTCGAGTCAAAGTCCGAGGGCTCCGGCAGGGCTTCGGGCAACGCCATGGGCAAGGTTTCGGAGGCCACGGCGTGA
- a CDS encoding flagellar motor protein MotB translates to MSKKKHPEHVNHERWLVSYADFITLLFAFFVVLFATSQSDKKKQAELAVAMQAAFSPAAIFEPHSKKPALTEGTAAAETIAPIAPPVPIPPSQLREMPGLSKLLQEIVKSSGLPPGSVSIRRTQEGLVITLQEAGFFASGSAAVQPHSLPVLAKIAAALPSGPMHIEGHTDTIPIHTTQFATNWELSSARATTIARYLLDHSEVKPTELAATGYAEFHPVADNATEEGRAKNRRVDIILLSHPAPSQ, encoded by the coding sequence GTGAGCAAAAAGAAGCATCCCGAACATGTAAACCACGAGCGCTGGCTGGTCTCCTACGCCGACTTCATCACGCTGCTCTTTGCGTTCTTCGTCGTGCTCTTCGCCACGAGCCAGTCAGACAAGAAGAAGCAGGCAGAGCTCGCAGTCGCCATGCAGGCGGCCTTCAGTCCAGCTGCTATCTTTGAGCCTCATTCGAAGAAACCAGCTCTCACAGAAGGAACAGCGGCAGCCGAGACCATCGCGCCCATTGCGCCGCCGGTTCCAATTCCTCCGTCACAGCTACGAGAGATGCCCGGTCTCAGCAAACTGCTACAGGAGATTGTAAAATCCAGCGGGCTTCCGCCTGGAAGCGTATCCATACGCAGGACGCAGGAAGGTCTGGTCATCACGCTCCAGGAGGCCGGATTCTTCGCCTCTGGCTCCGCCGCTGTGCAGCCGCATTCGCTGCCCGTACTTGCGAAGATCGCCGCCGCGCTGCCCTCCGGGCCAATGCACATCGAAGGCCACACCGACACGATACCCATCCACACGACGCAGTTCGCTACCAACTGGGAGCTCTCGTCCGCGCGGGCCACCACGATCGCCCGCTACCTGCTTGATCACAGCGAAGTAAAGCCGACAGAGCTGGCGGCAACGGGCTACGCCGAGTTCCATCCTGTTGCGGACAACGCTACCGAAGAGGGCCGTGCGAAGAACCGCCGCGTGGACATCATTCTGCTGTCACACCCAGCACCTTCACAATGA
- a CDS encoding secondary thiamine-phosphate synthase enzyme YjbQ has protein sequence MVTMKAHTEYLTFNTDERYKMVHITPQVEQIVRRSGIADGLCFVSPMHITAAIYVNDNEDGLIEDISEWVEKLAPSRPEYRHHQTGEDNADAHLKALLLHHETTLPVTAGRLDLGTWQRIFYAEFDGQRSKRVIVKVLGVTAE, from the coding sequence ATGGTGACGATGAAAGCTCATACGGAGTACCTGACCTTCAACACAGACGAGCGGTACAAGATGGTTCACATTACGCCGCAGGTGGAGCAGATCGTCCGTCGTAGCGGCATCGCGGACGGACTGTGCTTCGTTTCGCCGATGCACATTACGGCGGCGATCTATGTGAACGACAATGAAGACGGGCTGATCGAGGACATTAGCGAGTGGGTGGAGAAGCTTGCACCTTCGCGGCCAGAGTATCGCCATCACCAGACCGGTGAGGATAACGCCGACGCTCATCTGAAGGCGCTGCTGCTGCATCATGAGACGACGCTGCCGGTCACCGCTGGAAGGCTGGACTTGGGGACGTGGCAACGCATCTTCTATGCGGAGTTCGACGGGCAGCGAAGCAAGCGCGTCATTGTGAAGGTGCTGGGTGTGACAGCAGAATGA
- a CDS encoding non-canonical purine NTP pyrophosphatase translates to MTLYVATTNPGKIRDFATAAGEISIEPLPGLAAIPAPAEDEPTFEGNARTKALYYSTHAPGLIVLADDSGLEVDALDGAPGVRSARYADDSGYPTSPGATLDERNNACLLHALADVAESQRKGRYRCSLAAARDGKILEVADGTVAGEILNVPRGTSGFGYDPLFFLPQYQKTMSELDPVTRLSVSHRGNALRKLLAILALPN, encoded by the coding sequence ATGACGCTCTACGTTGCCACCACCAACCCCGGCAAGATCCGCGACTTCGCAACTGCCGCGGGCGAGATCTCCATCGAACCGCTGCCCGGACTCGCCGCGATCCCTGCCCCTGCGGAGGACGAGCCCACCTTTGAAGGCAATGCGCGGACGAAGGCGCTCTATTACTCCACCCACGCACCGGGGCTGATCGTTCTGGCCGATGACTCCGGCCTGGAGGTCGACGCCCTCGACGGAGCTCCCGGCGTGCGCTCCGCCCGCTATGCCGACGACTCCGGCTATCCCACTAGCCCCGGAGCAACGCTCGACGAGCGGAACAACGCATGCCTGCTTCACGCGCTTGCCGATGTAGCCGAGAGCCAGCGCAAGGGGCGGTATCGCTGCTCCCTCGCCGCGGCCCGTGACGGCAAGATACTCGAAGTCGCAGACGGTACTGTGGCAGGGGAGATTCTCAATGTTCCACGTGGAACATCCGGCTTCGGATACGACCCACTCTTCTTCCTGCCTCAGTATCAGAAGACGATGTCCGAGCTGGACCCGGTAACCCGCCTCTCAGTCAGTCATCGCGGTAACGCGCTTCGAAAATTATTGGCCATCCTTGCCTTACCAAACTAG
- a CDS encoding succinate dehydrogenase cytochrome b558 subunit: MATAASPASPVLRGVQPLRAGQGHSFLWRKLHSLSGIVPIGAFLVEHILSNFEALNGPLAYAQQVKFLNSLPLVRVLEWAFIFIPLAFHALYGVFIAFRGRASVNVYPWAGNWMYLTQRVTGLIALAYIVQHVWRQRFSGVSLPEHPGAAFAKVQHELANPWMLAIYIIAMIATCWHFSYGIWLFAAKWGITPGDRARKRFGYVCTALGIVLTVMGLASIYAFVGPKYQNAPADVMPTQSADVTLPAPTVAPPNSTNPSQPGEVR, translated from the coding sequence ATGGCCACTGCCGCCTCTCCAGCATCACCTGTCCTGCGCGGAGTGCAACCTCTGCGCGCGGGTCAGGGGCACTCCTTTCTCTGGCGCAAGCTGCACTCTCTGTCAGGCATCGTACCCATCGGCGCCTTTCTCGTAGAGCACATCCTCTCGAACTTCGAGGCGCTGAATGGCCCTCTGGCATACGCCCAGCAGGTGAAGTTCCTCAACTCGCTTCCGCTGGTGCGGGTGCTGGAGTGGGCCTTCATCTTCATTCCGCTGGCCTTCCATGCCCTGTATGGCGTGTTTATCGCCTTCCGCGGCCGGGCGAGCGTCAATGTCTATCCCTGGGCCGGCAACTGGATGTATCTGACGCAGCGCGTGACCGGCCTGATCGCCCTGGCGTATATCGTGCAGCACGTCTGGCGGCAACGGTTCAGCGGCGTCAGCCTGCCGGAGCACCCCGGCGCAGCGTTCGCCAAGGTGCAGCACGAGCTGGCCAATCCATGGATGCTCGCCATCTACATCATCGCGATGATTGCGACCTGCTGGCACTTCTCCTACGGGATCTGGCTCTTCGCCGCAAAGTGGGGCATCACCCCCGGCGACCGTGCCCGCAAACGCTTCGGCTACGTCTGTACCGCGCTAGGAATCGTGCTCACGGTTATGGGCCTCGCCAGCATCTACGCCTTCGTCGGACCGAAGTACCAGAACGCCCCGGCAGACGTCATGCCCACGCAATCTGCTGACGTTACGCTACCAGCACCAACTGTAGCGCCTCCAAATTCAACTAACCCGTCACAACCGGGCGAGGTGCGATGA
- the sdhA gene encoding succinate dehydrogenase flavoprotein subunit, translating into MAVSPRIIVVGGGLAGLASVIKIAEAGGKVDLFSIVPVKRSHSVCAQGGINAAKDLKGEGDTVLKHFDDTVYGGDFLANQTPVKNMTAQGPAIIDLLDRMGVPFNRTPEGLLDFRRFGGTLYQRTAFAGATTGQQLLYALDEQVRRYEAEGKVTKYEGWEFLSAVLDSKGAARGICAMDLRSMETRTFPADAAIICTGGNGAIFGKSTNSVVCTGSAQSALYQQGAFYANGEFIQVHPTAIPGEDKLRLMSESARGEGGRVWVPKDKNDKRVARSIPEADRWYFLEEWYPKYGNLVPRDVATRAIFKVVYEHGMGIDGQPMVYLDLTHLPKERLHKLEGILEIYEKFVGDDPREVPMKIFPGMHYTMGGLWVDFNQQTNIPGVFAAGEADYSIHGANRLGANSLLSCIYGGFVAGPQAMAYAKALPAQEGDGGHAAELQRQKEKNALLLNNPGTENPFKLWRELGETMTKHATIIRYNAGLDEADAKLVELLERYKNVNLSDKSQWANTSFAFARQLYNMLQLGRVIVQGARLRDESRGAHYKPDFPERNDEKFLKTTKASFVGETPKFEFEEVDTSHITPRPRRYDATA; encoded by the coding sequence ATGGCAGTATCACCCAGAATTATCGTAGTCGGCGGCGGACTCGCCGGGCTCGCTTCGGTCATCAAGATCGCCGAGGCAGGCGGCAAGGTCGACCTGTTCTCGATCGTCCCGGTCAAGCGCTCGCATTCGGTCTGCGCGCAGGGCGGCATCAACGCGGCCAAAGATCTCAAGGGCGAGGGCGACACCGTCCTGAAGCACTTCGACGACACCGTCTATGGCGGCGACTTCCTCGCTAACCAGACACCGGTCAAAAACATGACCGCGCAGGGACCGGCGATTATCGACCTGCTCGACCGCATGGGCGTTCCCTTCAACCGTACGCCCGAGGGCCTGTTGGACTTCCGGCGGTTCGGCGGCACGCTCTATCAACGGACGGCGTTTGCGGGTGCAACCACCGGGCAGCAGTTGCTCTATGCGCTGGACGAGCAGGTACGACGGTATGAGGCCGAGGGCAAGGTCACAAAGTACGAAGGCTGGGAGTTCCTCTCGGCAGTCCTCGACAGCAAGGGCGCCGCTCGCGGCATCTGCGCGATGGATCTTCGCTCCATGGAGACTCGCACCTTTCCCGCCGACGCCGCCATCATCTGCACCGGTGGCAACGGGGCCATCTTCGGAAAGTCCACGAACTCCGTGGTTTGCACTGGATCGGCCCAGTCCGCTCTCTACCAACAGGGAGCCTTCTACGCGAACGGCGAGTTCATCCAGGTCCATCCGACCGCCATCCCCGGCGAAGACAAGCTCCGGCTCATGTCCGAGTCAGCCCGAGGCGAAGGTGGCCGCGTCTGGGTCCCCAAAGACAAGAACGACAAGCGTGTCGCACGGTCCATCCCCGAAGCCGACCGCTGGTACTTCCTCGAGGAGTGGTATCCGAAGTATGGGAACCTCGTCCCCCGCGACGTCGCCACCCGCGCCATCTTCAAGGTCGTCTACGAGCACGGCATGGGCATCGATGGCCAGCCCATGGTCTACCTCGACCTCACCCATCTCCCCAAAGAACGCCTCCACAAGCTCGAAGGCATCCTCGAGATCTACGAGAAGTTCGTCGGCGACGACCCTCGCGAAGTCCCCATGAAGATCTTCCCCGGCATGCACTACACCATGGGCGGCCTCTGGGTCGATTTCAACCAGCAGACCAACATCCCCGGCGTCTTCGCCGCGGGCGAGGCCGACTACTCCATCCATGGCGCCAACCGCCTCGGAGCCAACTCCCTGCTCTCCTGCATCTACGGAGGCTTCGTCGCCGGGCCTCAGGCGATGGCCTATGCCAAAGCGCTTCCCGCGCAGGAGGGCGACGGTGGTCACGCTGCCGAGCTTCAGCGCCAGAAAGAAAAGAACGCGCTGCTTCTCAATAATCCCGGCACCGAAAACCCTTTCAAGCTCTGGCGCGAGCTCGGCGAGACTATGACCAAACACGCCACCATCATCCGCTACAACGCTGGGCTGGATGAAGCGGACGCAAAGCTTGTGGAACTATTAGAACGCTACAAAAACGTCAACTTGTCCGACAAGAGCCAGTGGGCCAATACCAGCTTCGCCTTCGCGCGCCAGCTCTACAACATGCTCCAACTCGGCCGCGTCATTGTTCAGGGCGCACGGCTCCGCGATGAGTCTCGTGGAGCGCATTACAAGCCCGATTTCCCGGAGCGGAATGACGAGAAGTTCCTGAAGACGACGAAGGCTAGTTTTGTGGGCGAAACGCCGAAGTTCGAGTTTGAAGAGGTTGATACGTCGCACATCACGCCGAGGCCGCGGAGGTACGATGCGACGGCTTAA
- the sdhB gene encoding succinate dehydrogenase iron-sulfur subunit: MMGKRLPEEWTMAAKTIKVEIKRQSGPDGKAVVEKFEIPYRPNMNITSLLGEIACDPVTSDGKNTTPITYDSNCLEEICGSCAMLINGKARMACSALVDKLEQPIRLAPLSKFPVVRDLAVDRSVLFQNLKAVQAWVPIDGTYDLGSGPKQFPQLQEELYPLSNCISCTICMEVCPQFNDSTNFVGAATIAQVKLFNANPTGKVLKEERLRALAGDGGVQECGFAQNCVEACPKQLPLTEAISDVSRDVMVQQVKDFFVR; encoded by the coding sequence ATGATGGGCAAGCGGCTCCCGGAGGAGTGGACGATGGCAGCGAAGACGATCAAGGTTGAGATCAAGCGGCAGAGCGGACCGGACGGCAAGGCAGTGGTGGAGAAGTTCGAGATTCCCTACCGGCCGAACATGAACATCACCTCGTTGCTGGGGGAGATCGCCTGCGACCCGGTGACGTCAGACGGTAAGAACACGACGCCGATTACGTATGACTCGAATTGCCTGGAGGAGATCTGCGGGTCGTGCGCGATGTTGATCAATGGTAAGGCGCGGATGGCTTGCTCAGCGCTCGTGGATAAGCTGGAGCAGCCGATTCGTTTAGCGCCGCTGTCGAAGTTCCCCGTAGTGCGAGACCTCGCTGTGGACCGCTCGGTGTTGTTCCAGAATTTGAAGGCGGTACAGGCGTGGGTGCCGATCGACGGAACGTATGATCTGGGATCGGGGCCGAAGCAGTTTCCGCAGTTGCAGGAGGAGTTGTATCCGCTGTCGAACTGCATCTCGTGCACGATCTGCATGGAGGTGTGCCCGCAGTTCAACGACTCGACGAACTTTGTGGGCGCGGCGACGATTGCGCAGGTGAAGCTGTTCAATGCAAATCCAACGGGCAAGGTGCTGAAAGAGGAGCGGCTGCGAGCGCTGGCGGGGGACGGTGGTGTGCAAGAGTGCGGCTTCGCGCAAAACTGCGTGGAGGCATGCCCGAAGCAGTTGCCGCTGACCGAAGCGATCTCGGATGTGAGCCGCGATGTGATGGTGCAACAGGTGAAAGACTTCTTTGTGCGGTAG